GGAAAATTGTCAGGAATAATATTATACCAGAATTCTAGGGTTCTACGGAATTGAAAACATGAATTCTTACTGATCTTTGCACATTAGAAACGAAATTTGACGGTGTTATGCTAAAACAATACGAAGAACAAATTGAACGAGGTGGAATTCGGGTTCGGGATATCAACAATAAATTTCCAGtaaaagaatatgaaaattttatgaaaaagaaaagtgaaaaaataaaagaaaaagatgtatTTAAAGAATAGAGAAGAAATTCTAAATAAGGTTGGAAAAGATAATCAAAATTCTATTATGATTAGGAAGAGACTAAATGGCTAGGTTAAACAAACTTTAGAGGGTTGatttggtaattaaaccattttgccgaaattaataaaaatggaatGGAATTGGCATGATTTGAACCTAACTGCCAAAGGGAATATActaaaatcttaccattgaaccaACAAACTCATTCTTAAATATTTCTTACCACATTTAATATATAACTAGCTTGAATTTATTCCTTAgcttgttgaaaaataaaagaggtaaaaagaaaataacaagCTTTGAACCTTGGTTCTTTAAGCAATATTCTATGTTCTTAACCATCAAGACTAAAacttatttcttaattattttattaattctaaccctatgaattttgggatgttacaagtagaataatgaatgtgtgattaAATTCAATAGCTTAATAAGTAGTTAATGGAAATGAGTGGAATGAGTGAGTACAAGTTATACCAATAAAGATCAAATGGAACAATTCAATCAATCAGGGTGGCATGGATATATATTACTCTTGACCCGGCATTCTAACATTTAGTGTTAGGTTGGAGgtcattgtttttcttttaatcttgAGTGATCAAGAGTTAATTatcataatattattttcaaaattaagtgatcaatataaaaaattaaaattaaattgaaagcaagtaaaggattaatttgttaaaaatatttaaacgaAAACAAAGCACGCTTACATCACATGTAATTGTCCCCATGCTGTCAAACATATTTCAATGGGCTAAAGATTAGTCGTGTGTACAAGGCTGCCCTTGGGTGTAGTTTGGGAGTGCTGTCGCCTAAGGTTCAATGCTGGAAGGGGCCCAAAAAAATTACTTTCTTGAGCTTTTAATGTGGGAAAAAAATTCTTCAACCTTTTAAGTCTTTTGATCGACGCTTCATTGTAGgcaggaaaagaaaagaaaagaaaagggtcaTTCAATTCTTCGTCATAAACTCTTCATCTCCAACTCCTTGGCTTCTCTAAACCTCATTTAGTTCCCAAATTCCAACTCCTACTATTAAAGCTAATGGAGAATTTCAATTTCCCCAAAAAGATCAATGGTTACTAGCATTCAACCTTCTCTATTTTCCCATAACCATGACAATAAGAGAAATTTTCTGTACGTTAAATAGGGCCAAATTTCATTTGAGTAATACATCATTCATCAGCACCAATCAATTGAAGttattaatttttactttatatcTGAGAGATTGAGAGTTTGagattctaaaataattttttcggcGATCGATGGCGACTTTGGCACGGTAGTCCTTCTCTTTCCTATCGTCCTATGTAGCTGTGCCAGACTTCCATTATTCAACTGGTTGTTGCATCTGCTTGCTGCCAATGGTGCCTCCCATCTATGGTGTGCTAGATCTACCATTGTTGTAGGTATGATTCTccctctttcctttcctttcttgtAGTCTTTTCATTCTTAATTTGATGATATCTTTGGGTTTTAACTAATAGAGTCATTAAGTCAGCCTTATATTTAACTTCTCCCTCTAATTCCTTTTTTGATGAACCATAGTATAGTATACTACTGCATACCATTTCTTTATGACTTTATGcgattgaaattttaattgtttttgttactcatttaatttattagttGCATTTCCCTCACAAATAATTGgatatttttaattatcatgTCTATTTGTAattgattattataattatatttatagaaTTTCAATGACCCGATTTGACTTTTGCAATTAGCAAATGTGAAAGCAAATATTCAACTTGGAATTCTTCTATCAagtgttattattttattttcttgtgttACTTGAGTAtctgatttatattttatatacaataTTACCTAAAATGCATTTATTTGGAGGTGAAAAAAGGAAACAGAGAAAATGTGCTGAAGagttaaaaaatttacaacaaggtgttattgataaatttgtttttaaaaaagtagtttctaatgaaaatttGGATCAATCAAATAAAAGTTTGCATTATTATGTCAATGAGAACTGTACATCCCAAATTTTGCTAGGGCCCAAAGCACACTTAACAGGCCGAAATACAAATTAACcctcagcccaaaattaaccctaaccCACCAAACTCAAACCCAATAACcaaaaaccctaagcccaaataaCCAGCCGACAAACTAAAAACATTTTCAGCAAAATGAGAGGCagaaaccctaggtgcgccgcacctaggtccACCCCTAGCACCACACGTGGCCTCGTCGCGTGCCTTTCGCGCCGCCGCACGTCAGCGCCCCATCCACGCGCATCAGACACTGCTCTGTCACCTGCACAAGACAACCAACAAAATAGTAAATAGAGAAAACAAATAGAAAACGACAAATGAAGCAGAGATTAAACGTTTGTAATCGGCAATAAAAGGCTGAATAAGGCAATTGTATTCTTCTTCTGGACATTTTTACGaacattgaaataaataaaaaagaacaaaaggttgttgtttttcatcttctttttttcgattcatttatttattttatttgtcattttttttacaaatctgttttttttttaaaaaaactattaataaaagaagatgaagaaaaagaataAGGGAAGAAACCTACCTGGATCACCAGTGGCTCTGTCGACGGATGTCTTCTCGCCGTCGTCGGAATCGGGCCTTAAAGTGGGTCTAATGCTCCTTCGGTCCCTCGGGTTGGAAGCCCGACTCTCGAATATGCCGTGAAACAAGGGCTGAAAAGCCCATTTTTTTCGTCGTCGGCCTTTGGTCACGACGGCGCAAGCGGCCCCAAGGCTGGATTTTGGGGAGGTTTGAGAGAatgaaagttttttttctttctttttttaaacagAATGGAAGAAatgggtttttaaaaaaaaattggcttttgtaAGAGACGCAAAACAGGGTAGTTTGGGGCCTGTTTCAGAGGCcctaaaacggcgccgtatagGGCCACCCACGTTTGACCCGACCCGACCGCTGGGGATCCGCGTGTTTAGTCTTGAGAGGATATTTACGCAATACGCCCCTCCGCCCTTGCAGTGTATTCAATGcgatttctttattattttcgaTTTTGGCCACGAATTTTCACgtctgtttcaatttggtccatagATCATGTGTATGCGTTTCACTGGAACGACGCCGTTTGGTTAACATGGGAATGTTTCTCCTTTGGTCCTTTTCCTTTCACGCGTGACATGATCTAAtcctttttgttgttttttcattTCGACCCCAAAATTTAGTTTGGTTTCCAATTTAATCCCATATGCGTTATTAGagttattttatcattaaattaattattttaatattattattactattatattacattattattattgttatgatTTACTTATGTAtgtcattttaatttcaaattttgttatatacatatatatacatacacacatttttttatatatacacacatatacatacatatttttatttatacatatatacatacatatatatctcTTCACATTTTGAaccttattcattttctttattgctatttacatgctcatcattattttaaaagaattttttaattttattcgtttatttacttgttataaCATGATTGACTTGTCTCTTAcatttgtttatttcattttttatgattGTTCATATTATTCATACTTACATTACCGAATTCACTATTGTTTTGTCACGTGTATTAGCATCGTGTTTTATCTCTACTATTTTGCgttaaattgtttttattcaatgtataaattatgacttttgaataaacaaaatttcgtgtttagatttgagaaagtcgtaccctaacttactgggtttcgatttttgcAATAAATCTAGATACATGAAACTTTTCAAACtctagttttaaatgatctcgggaaattaagaaaagattgtgtcctaacttactgggcatgatcttTTCTTTTAGAACCCCTagatagctaaatatcttttCAATAAGTAAATTTTTCAGCATGTATcctcgtatcgggaattcgatacgttgtgtcctaatgtattggatatgacatgtttttTTCTTGATATGaggatttctctaaaaataataaaggcaatattttgcatttggaaattcaagaaagtgtgccctaacgtgctgggtttcgatttcttatttgaccaaatagccaaatatcctgcTAAAACTTCAAAGTATGGGTTTTCAAACcttaaggtgatcttggtttcgacgGTTTAAagtatcgtgccctaacgtgctggatgtgatattccttctgAATAAAAGAATCTTGAATTTCAATCCATGTTATTCGAGTTttttaaggatcatatttttaaaactcttcaaagttttcaaattttgacactaagacattaattaatcaattaggtaccaattttgggcgttgcgagggtgctagtccttcctcgtacgtaaccgactcccgaacttgtttttctttgaatttcgcaaaccaaaagcattgttttaataaatctaaactgtttattaaaaacaaatttttttcgaggtgacccgatcacacctcatcaaaaaagattagtggcgactcctatgttcgtttttgttttcaaaatccaagttgaccccgtttcaTTTAAAAAATGATGTCAacaagaatgatgaaattaatgatCCAAATGAGCCTAATGATGTGCTAAATGTATCTAATATTGAAAATATTGGTCTTAATGAAGAACAAACAATTTATCCTGATATTTATGATCCTAGAAATTAGGCTAATCTTGATAACAAAACAAGTGACATGGTGAGATTAGCGATAGAAAATGGTTGGCTTATTCCAAACATGTTGACAAagtgttttgtttttgttgtaaGTTGTGCAAATCTATTAGTAATAAAAGTTTGTTAGCATATTAGTAAGAGGATCAAA
The genomic region above belongs to Gossypium hirsutum isolate 1008001.06 chromosome D05, Gossypium_hirsutum_v2.1, whole genome shotgun sequence and contains:
- the LOC121217131 gene encoding uncharacterized protein, yielding MAYFVIGFRASPKEKKLSFSQTSPKSSLGAACAVVTKGRRRKKWAFQPLFHGIFESRASNPRDRRSIRPTLRPDSDDGEKTSVDRATGDPGDRAVSDARGWGADVRRRERHATRPRVVLGVDLGAAHLGFLPLILLKMFLVCRLVIWA